A single Vulcanisaeta distributa DSM 14429 DNA region contains:
- a CDS encoding ArsR/SmtB family transcription factor has translation MSTNNLNDAMLTTLESLFSALADRTRLEIVLFIMRNGKASVQEIARGINKSQSLVSHHLACLRNCGIVKTERKGKYVYYSLLDNEVVSIIKLAVEHAMKFSQSILACEIINEEKNRNEIETRVNLT, from the coding sequence ATGAGTACTAATAATTTAAATGATGCCATGCTTACGACGTTAGAATCCCTATTTAGTGCATTAGCTGATAGGACTAGGCTTGAGATTGTGCTATTTATAATGAGAAACGGAAAGGCATCAGTACAGGAAATAGCCCGTGGCATTAATAAGTCACAATCATTAGTGTCTCATCACTTAGCCTGCCTTAGGAACTGCGGTATAGTTAAGACAGAGAGGAAGGGTAAGTACGTTTACTACTCATTACTAGATAATGAGGTTGTAAGTATAATTAAGTTGGCCGTGGAACACGCAATGAAGTTTAGCCAATCAATATTAGCGTGTGAAATAATTAATGAGGAGAAAAATAGAAATGAGATAGAAACTCGGGTAAACCTTACTTAG
- a CDS encoding nucleotidyltransferase domain-containing protein, whose protein sequence is MSSWVRYHFEHLRRWREYAVAVMRAARDLIPGVRVFVIGGVAEGRTTVLSDIDILIIIPREVTVNKGRLYRDILIRAMDVYGLPWDAPVELHIVNDDEGRYYFESSSRVIEIDDGSR, encoded by the coding sequence ATGTCAAGTTGGGTTAGGTACCACTTCGAGCACCTGAGGAGATGGAGAGAGTATGCAGTGGCGGTTATGAGGGCTGCCAGGGACTTAATACCGGGTGTTAGGGTTTTCGTCATTGGTGGGGTTGCTGAGGGTAGGACAACGGTCCTTAGTGACATAGACATACTAATAATCATACCAAGGGAAGTCACCGTGAATAAGGGGAGGCTTTATAGGGACATTCTCATTAGGGCTATGGATGTCTACGGCCTTCCCTGGGATGCACCCGTAGAACTACACATTGTTAACGATGATGAGGGCAGGTATTATTTTGAGTCATCAAGTAGGGTTATTGAGATTGATGATGGCTCTAGGTAA
- a CDS encoding HEPN domain-containing protein, producing MSGLYVSKLKRRALNALRIAENTDDFDLAMFLIDQALQLYIKAVYFELFGSKVRGHGIRELIGMLIKGLGSQGFSELVRELRDFVIYNRDILIMLEEAYTEGRYGEISYDIDDISKALNVAKELIRLLDRVVSNVKLG from the coding sequence ATGAGTGGTTTATATGTTAGTAAATTAAAGAGGAGAGCCCTGAATGCACTTCGTATTGCCGAGAATACCGATGATTTTGATTTAGCAATGTTCCTCATAGATCAGGCACTTCAACTCTACATAAAGGCTGTTTATTTCGAGTTGTTCGGGTCTAAGGTTAGGGGTCACGGCATTAGGGAATTGATTGGTATGTTGATCAAGGGACTTGGGTCCCAGGGCTTTAGTGAATTAGTGCGTGAGTTGAGGGATTTTGTGATTTATAATAGGGATATACTGATAATGCTTGAGGAGGCGTACACCGAGGGTAGGTATGGTGAAATTAGCTATGACATTGATGATATATCTAAAGCACTTAATGTGGCTAAGGAATTAATAAGATTGTTAGATAGGGTTGTTAGTAATGTCAAGTTGGGTTAG
- a CDS encoding pirin family protein → MRKTAIHIIRGNWTRDGAGVKLYRVFGDPRIAEITDPFLLLDHFGSRDPNDYMMGFPWHPHRGIETVTYLLNGEVHHRDSTGNEGIIGPGDAQWMTAGSGIFHEEMPKPIRKVTLDGNEIYDTEVNGFQLWVNLPSKYKMRVPKYRNVLRKHIPVVELESGGRAVIIAGRIRVSGYGIVEGPVNDLTTPIHYLDVQLPEESTFNYEVNDGYTALIYMVDGEASLDQWHVAKRGELVVLTRDGDEVIVKTGEKPARFLLMAGRPIGEPIAWYGPIVMNTWDEIRRAFDELRRGTFIKARPEVQDY, encoded by the coding sequence GTGAGGAAGACAGCCATTCACATAATTAGGGGTAACTGGACAAGGGATGGAGCAGGCGTTAAGCTATATAGGGTATTTGGCGATCCACGTATTGCCGAGATAACAGACCCATTTCTACTCCTTGATCATTTCGGCTCAAGAGATCCTAATGACTATATGATGGGGTTTCCATGGCATCCGCACAGGGGTATTGAAACAGTGACCTATTTATTGAATGGGGAGGTTCACCATAGGGATAGTACAGGGAATGAGGGGATTATTGGTCCTGGGGATGCCCAGTGGATGACCGCCGGCAGTGGTATCTTCCATGAAGAGATGCCAAAGCCCATTAGAAAAGTTACATTGGATGGCAATGAGATTTACGACACGGAGGTTAACGGCTTTCAACTTTGGGTAAACCTACCCAGCAAGTATAAGATGAGGGTTCCTAAGTACAGGAACGTCCTCAGGAAGCACATACCAGTGGTTGAGTTGGAGAGTGGTGGTAGGGCCGTGATTATTGCGGGAAGAATTAGGGTGAGTGGTTATGGGATTGTTGAGGGACCAGTTAATGACTTAACAACACCAATACATTACCTAGATGTTCAATTGCCCGAGGAGTCAACCTTCAATTACGAAGTTAATGATGGATATACCGCATTGATTTATATGGTTGATGGTGAAGCATCCCTTGATCAGTGGCACGTTGCTAAACGCGGGGAGCTCGTTGTCCTAACAAGAGATGGGGATGAGGTTATAGTGAAAACAGGCGAGAAGCCCGCCAGATTCTTATTAATGGCTGGTAGGCCTATCGGTGAGCCAATTGCGTGGTATGGACCCATAGTAATGAATACCTGGGATGAAATAAGAAGGGCCTTTGATGAGCTGCGAAGGGGTACGTTCATTAAGGCAAGGCCTGAAGTCCAGGATTATTAA
- a CDS encoding sulfurtransferase, producing the protein MESLTEVEDILSYLNRGFASFISSPYIVVEIDENPGAGYLSWHIPGSTLLRLYGDLLRDVGIIRDYEALIMDLAVKGITRDRHIVLLDEIDNRHAALAYMVLKALGFKHISLLNGGKVNWLIHKGPLCTCNGHVYSSNFNQRDWLNVVVNLKDYFVNFDQVYELVTNGNIGGDTLLIDVRSPCEYMGSDVDIWGHIPGAINMPWNLFLEPRTNRFRDRDEIVKVVDRYGLSQNDNIILYCRTGGRSALVWFALTELLGFSKVRVYLGSWLDWISRGAPIKRGEEP; encoded by the coding sequence GTGGAGTCATTAACCGAGGTGGAGGATATACTGAGCTATCTTAATCGTGGCTTCGCCTCATTTATTTCTAGTCCCTATATCGTAGTTGAGATAGACGAGAATCCAGGGGCTGGATACCTCAGTTGGCATATACCTGGTTCAACATTGTTAAGACTTTATGGTGATTTATTACGTGATGTGGGCATTATAAGGGATTATGAAGCATTAATCATGGATTTAGCCGTTAAGGGCATAACCCGGGATAGGCATATCGTGCTTCTTGATGAGATTGATAATAGGCACGCGGCATTAGCCTACATGGTATTAAAGGCTCTTGGTTTTAAACACATATCATTGCTTAACGGTGGTAAGGTAAATTGGCTAATACATAAGGGCCCTCTATGCACATGTAATGGACACGTGTATAGCAGTAATTTCAATCAAAGGGATTGGTTGAATGTAGTTGTTAATCTTAAGGATTATTTCGTCAATTTCGATCAAGTATACGAGCTGGTTACCAATGGAAATATTGGCGGTGATACGCTACTTATTGATGTTAGGTCTCCCTGTGAGTACATGGGTAGTGACGTGGATATTTGGGGCCATATACCAGGCGCCATTAACATGCCCTGGAATCTATTTCTCGAACCCAGAACCAATAGGTTTAGGGATCGTGATGAGATTGTGAAGGTGGTTGATAGGTACGGACTTTCACAAAATGACAACATAATACTTTATTGTAGGACTGGCGGTAGGTCGGCCCTTGTGTGGTTTGCCTTAACAGAGTTACTTGGCTTTAGTAAGGTTAGGGTTTACCTTGGTTCCTGGCTTGATTGGATAAGTCGTGGTGCCCCAATTAAACGTGGCGAGGAACCTTGA
- a CDS encoding class I SAM-dependent methyltransferase, which yields MVSNYGYFEQFDERTARIYRFLEVLLLWSYKLTANTLRKFVKPPARILEIGPGTGRLANILSGYGYHVVGADVSLPMLRQARRFWRPDFVNAGSWALPITPGRFDAAIAMFTLHHWGDHALSIRNVYDSLRPNSVFIIVEADADKIGTLGSHSCSERCLANVLTPYFNADFIRSFPLIIAIGRKLK from the coding sequence ATGGTTAGTAATTACGGTTACTTTGAGCAATTCGACGAAAGGACCGCGAGGATATATAGGTTCCTTGAGGTGTTACTGCTATGGAGTTATAAGTTAACGGCGAATACTCTTAGGAAATTCGTGAAGCCACCGGCGAGGATCCTTGAAATAGGGCCAGGCACTGGTAGGTTAGCCAACATACTAAGTGGTTATGGTTATCACGTCGTCGGTGCTGACGTGAGCCTACCAATGCTTAGGCAGGCCAGGAGGTTTTGGAGACCTGACTTTGTAAATGCAGGTAGTTGGGCATTACCAATTACGCCGGGTAGGTTTGACGCCGCTATAGCCATGTTCACACTCCATCACTGGGGCGACCACGCACTATCTATTAGGAATGTCTACGACTCATTAAGGCCTAACTCCGTGTTCATAATCGTTGAGGCTGATGCTGATAAGATTGGGACATTAGGGAGTCATTCATGCAGTGAGAGATGTTTAGCGAACGTACTGACTCCCTACTTTAATGCTGATTTCATCAGGTCATTCCCATTGATAATAGCCATTGGTAGGAAGTTAAAGTAA
- a CDS encoding class II fumarate hydratase, protein MPEFIIVEFVEKARDLYLDTGTRFPRRIIWAMGLIKYAAAKVNVELGLLSSDVGSAIMRVSQELMSGKYDDEVILDVYQTGSGTGLNMNINEVIAKHAYLDLGVKVHPNDHVNLGQSSNDVVPTAIRVAAVMEYVESLRPAINDLIVSLRRKVNEFSDIVKPGRTHLRDALPVTLGQELSGYLDAFLRDVQLLDYTINFVKGLPIGGTAVGTGFNTHPRFGDEVVKVINEVTGLDFVRVNPFMSMKLLTDLVMLSSAIKALSLDLHRLGQDIRLMFSGPFTGLNEIDIPTQGEVAGSSIMPGKTNPVTVESLLQAIAQVLGLDKSIEHASMLGEFELSMGIPVIGYDIIMEMSILSEGIRKFTKLVIDGLTPNVDVMRRYAEKSLALITMLTPMIGYEKAAELSRELMMGRSIRDVLKELGFSDDEIDNILNLKELTKPGFKVQRK, encoded by the coding sequence ATGCCTGAATTTATTATTGTGGAGTTTGTAGAGAAGGCGAGGGATCTCTACCTGGACACGGGTACTAGGTTTCCGCGTAGGATAATATGGGCGATGGGGCTCATTAAGTATGCCGCAGCCAAGGTTAATGTGGAGCTTGGGCTATTAAGTAGTGATGTTGGTAGTGCAATAATGAGGGTCTCCCAAGAATTAATGAGTGGTAAGTATGATGATGAGGTAATACTTGACGTGTATCAAACCGGTTCTGGCACCGGCTTAAACATGAATATTAATGAGGTCATCGCTAAGCACGCATATTTGGATCTCGGTGTTAAGGTGCATCCCAACGATCACGTGAACCTTGGCCAATCATCAAATGATGTTGTGCCCACGGCCATTAGGGTTGCCGCAGTTATGGAGTACGTGGAGTCATTAAGGCCTGCAATTAATGATTTAATAGTCTCACTACGTAGGAAGGTCAATGAGTTTAGTGATATTGTTAAGCCCGGTAGAACACACTTAAGGGATGCGTTGCCGGTAACCCTTGGTCAGGAATTATCCGGTTACCTAGATGCGTTTTTGCGTGACGTTCAATTACTCGATTATACCATCAACTTCGTTAAGGGATTACCAATTGGTGGTACCGCGGTCGGTACTGGCTTTAATACGCATCCAAGATTTGGTGATGAGGTTGTTAAGGTAATTAATGAGGTAACTGGGCTGGATTTCGTAAGGGTTAACCCGTTCATGTCTATGAAATTACTCACCGATTTAGTAATGTTATCAAGTGCAATTAAGGCACTATCACTGGACCTTCATAGGCTTGGCCAGGATATTAGGCTAATGTTTTCAGGGCCGTTCACAGGGCTTAATGAGATAGACATACCTACACAAGGCGAGGTTGCTGGGTCTAGCATAATGCCTGGTAAGACTAACCCAGTTACCGTGGAGTCCCTTTTACAGGCTATAGCGCAGGTATTGGGCCTCGATAAGTCGATTGAGCATGCCTCAATGCTTGGGGAGTTTGAGTTAAGCATGGGTATACCAGTCATTGGTTATGACATAATCATGGAGATGAGTATATTGAGTGAGGGAATTAGGAAGTTCACGAAACTCGTGATTGATGGGTTAACCCCCAACGTGGATGTCATGCGTAGATATGCTGAGAAATCACTGGCCTTGATAACCATGCTCACGCCCATGATAGGTTATGAGAAGGCTGCTGAATTGAGCAGGGAATTAATGATGGGCCGCAGCATTAGGGACGTACTTAAGGAGTTGGGGTTTAGTGATGATGAGATTGATAACATCCTTAACCTTAAGGAATTAACTAAGCCTGGGTTCAAGGTACAACGCAAGTGA
- a CDS encoding DsrE/DsrF/DrsH-like family protein, with product MAEERKLGIVFASGAANRICCLVVYGAAALAAGYKVVVHLVNEGLVAFRKDVLPRLNTQDLGVTIGPAMYVPYIETYLRNLKNAVEKGEFKDWYSYLKELKSVYGDKFKIYACPLAAQLYNIKKEDLVDIVDEIKGAESFLEEVYGGPILYL from the coding sequence ATGGCTGAGGAAAGAAAATTGGGCATTGTATTCGCATCGGGTGCCGCAAATAGGATTTGCTGCCTAGTGGTTTATGGCGCAGCTGCACTGGCGGCTGGTTATAAGGTAGTCGTTCACCTGGTTAATGAGGGATTGGTCGCCTTTAGGAAGGATGTATTACCAAGACTAAACACCCAGGACCTGGGCGTGACGATAGGACCGGCTATGTATGTCCCCTACATAGAGACGTACTTAAGGAATTTAAAGAATGCCGTGGAGAAGGGCGAGTTTAAGGACTGGTACTCATACCTGAAGGAGCTTAAGTCGGTCTATGGCGATAAATTCAAAATATACGCATGCCCACTTGCCGCACAACTCTATAACATAAAGAAGGAGGACTTAGTGGACATAGTGGACGAGATTAAGGGTGCGGAGTCATTCCTTGAGGAGGTCTATGGAGGACCGATACTGTATTTATGA
- a CDS encoding thioredoxin domain-containing protein: MDIDERIQCLSQSRSPYVLEALNSPVKWWGWCAKAFEKAINEDKPLLIDIGAGWCHWCHVMDETTYKDPEVVQLINDYFIPIKVDRDERPDIDRRYQEAALLIAGQGGWPLTVFATPKGEVIYAGTYFPPRDGMGLPGMVRVLRAVLDAYRSRRDQIGELIREISNAITSSYVSTVTDNLDIGVVDDVVVKIVDMYDNEHGGFGMAPKFPQVTYHALLLYRGFYTGSALINIVRETLIRMGRGGIYDQLGGGFHRYSVDSGWLIPHFEKLLIDNAELLMNYSEAYAITMDDELREIGVGIINYVNDTLANPDGGYYASQDADVDFKDEGGYYKWSVDELRGLLSNDEFNIIYWYFGIFKFRGNEKAVLHRALSIEEVANKLGISINMARSLLNSAISKMINARRQRKSPRIDTTIYAGWSSAMAIAYTMASDYMSINGVIEHSLKIIDFIMNNMYRSDGLRRAFRCNTLSLPGLLEDYSYTLLAALMAYSHTGDRKYLEFAIKLGNDIVDKFRAPDGGFYDTDMPDEPMTLRIKPIADTPNWSPNSLALIALMNLYRVTGIDKFSKEVNNGIRALYSLAMRYGPAASSYFIALDWYLRDPPKVVIVGDANDDFIRLLRMALRTFRPGKLVIPIISDSVDDLLMDNSIRAMVNEYRRKGSPLAYVCAYSACTTPIVNEETLRNVLTDFMRDRYA; this comes from the coding sequence ATGGATATTGATGAGAGGATTCAATGTCTTTCACAATCACGGTCACCCTACGTACTTGAGGCTCTGAACAGCCCGGTAAAGTGGTGGGGTTGGTGTGCTAAGGCCTTTGAGAAGGCCATAAATGAGGATAAGCCATTACTAATTGACATTGGTGCTGGGTGGTGCCACTGGTGCCATGTTATGGATGAGACCACGTATAAGGATCCGGAGGTTGTCCAATTAATAAATGATTACTTCATACCAATTAAGGTGGATAGGGATGAGAGACCCGATATTGATAGGAGGTATCAGGAGGCTGCATTATTAATTGCTGGGCAGGGTGGATGGCCGTTGACAGTCTTCGCAACGCCTAAGGGTGAGGTTATCTACGCCGGTACCTACTTCCCGCCTAGGGATGGCATGGGCTTACCTGGTATGGTTAGGGTATTAAGGGCCGTACTAGACGCCTATAGAAGTAGGAGGGATCAGATAGGTGAACTAATTAGGGAGATTAGCAATGCAATAACAAGCTCCTACGTCTCCACCGTCACTGATAATTTGGACATTGGTGTTGTGGATGATGTGGTGGTTAAGATCGTGGATATGTACGACAATGAGCATGGCGGTTTCGGAATGGCGCCTAAGTTTCCCCAGGTCACGTACCACGCACTATTACTTTATAGGGGCTTCTACACGGGTAGCGCCTTAATCAATATTGTACGTGAAACATTAATAAGGATGGGGAGGGGCGGTATTTATGATCAGTTGGGTGGTGGTTTCCATAGGTATTCCGTGGATAGTGGTTGGTTGATACCACACTTTGAGAAGTTACTCATTGATAATGCCGAGCTTCTAATGAATTATTCCGAGGCATACGCCATTACCATGGATGATGAGTTACGAGAAATTGGGGTGGGCATTATTAATTACGTTAATGATACGTTGGCAAACCCAGACGGCGGTTACTACGCCAGTCAGGATGCCGATGTTGATTTTAAGGATGAGGGTGGCTACTATAAGTGGAGTGTTGATGAGTTGAGGGGGTTACTATCGAATGATGAGTTTAACATTATTTATTGGTACTTCGGCATATTTAAGTTTCGGGGTAATGAGAAGGCTGTCCTGCATAGAGCGTTAAGTATTGAGGAGGTCGCTAATAAGTTGGGCATCAGCATTAATATGGCTAGGTCATTGCTTAACTCCGCAATAAGTAAGATGATTAATGCAAGAAGACAGAGAAAGAGCCCTCGAATAGATACCACGATATACGCAGGCTGGTCCTCAGCCATGGCTATTGCGTATACAATGGCTAGTGACTACATGAGCATTAACGGCGTAATTGAACATTCATTAAAGATCATCGACTTCATTATGAATAATATGTATAGAAGTGACGGATTACGTAGGGCATTCAGATGCAACACTCTTTCGCTACCAGGTTTGCTAGAGGATTATTCCTATACTCTTCTAGCTGCGTTGATGGCGTATAGTCATACGGGTGATAGGAAGTACCTGGAGTTCGCGATTAAGCTCGGTAATGACATAGTTGATAAGTTTAGGGCGCCAGATGGTGGTTTCTACGATACGGACATGCCCGATGAGCCAATGACGCTAAGGATAAAGCCCATTGCAGACACGCCGAATTGGAGCCCAAACTCCCTGGCGTTGATTGCTTTAATGAACCTATATAGGGTGACTGGCATTGACAAGTTCAGCAAGGAGGTTAATAACGGAATAAGGGCGTTATACTCCCTGGCAATGAGGTACGGACCCGCTGCATCATCATACTTCATAGCCCTTGATTGGTACTTGAGGGATCCACCTAAGGTGGTAATTGTTGGTGATGCCAATGACGATTTCATAAGACTTTTAAGAATGGCATTAAGGACCTTTAGGCCAGGTAAGTTGGTGATCCCAATTATTAGTGATAGCGTCGACGACTTATTAATGGATAACTCAATAAGGGCTATGGTAAATGAATACAGGAGAAAAGGGAGCCCGTTGGCGTATGTCTGTGCATATTCCGCATGCACCACACCCATAGTTAATGAGGAGACTTTACGTAACGTACTTACTGATTTTATGCGTGATAGGTATGCATAA
- a CDS encoding peroxiredoxin family protein — protein sequence MTVNTRILLYVIIMVILTVVTLSLIIVLYNSSVVKVGIKVGDYAPNAQFTLDNGTTVNLSDFLHHGHYVLLYFAATWCSSCAYGVLTLSHYAQLLAARNVTVIILEPYNDLGYSGTPVGIFVNYFAGNNSRLFIIGYASLEMTEAYDPHGYPDIYYLISPNGRIIYSNVDLSNTINGLLDVVGVG from the coding sequence ATGACCGTGAATACCCGCATTCTCTTATACGTAATAATCATGGTAATACTTACCGTGGTTACATTAAGTCTTATAATTGTACTATATAATTCATCAGTGGTCAAGGTAGGAATAAAAGTAGGTGATTACGCACCAAATGCGCAGTTTACGCTGGATAATGGAACCACGGTGAATCTATCGGATTTCCTTCACCACGGACACTACGTATTACTCTACTTCGCAGCCACTTGGTGTAGTAGTTGCGCATACGGTGTTCTCACGCTAAGTCATTATGCGCAGTTATTAGCCGCGAGGAATGTCACGGTCATAATACTCGAACCATACAATGATTTAGGCTACTCAGGAACGCCAGTAGGTATATTCGTTAACTACTTTGCGGGTAATAATTCAAGGCTGTTCATAATAGGTTATGCAAGCCTTGAAATGACTGAAGCATATGATCCGCATGGTTATCCAGACATCTACTATTTAATATCTCCCAATGGAAGGATAATTTATAGTAATGTTGACTTATCAAACACCATAAATGGTCTATTAGATGTAGTGGGAGTTGGTTAA